From the genome of Phytohabitans rumicis, one region includes:
- a CDS encoding TetR/AcrR family transcriptional regulator, with protein sequence MALTKTERDGEAARPLRRDAERNRRRILDAAQLLFAERGLDVSLDEIAAHAGLGVGTVYRRFPTKEALVDALFEDRLREVVAVGEQALADPDAWRALITFLEGTNTLQAFDRGLREVLLGRRFGHDRVARVRDALQPLVTRLVARAQEQGRLRADVAATDMPLIAIMLGAVVDYTRDVAPDAWRRYLSIIIDGLRAGPGAVTPLRPEPLTPDQVDDAMRSWHPHHR encoded by the coding sequence ATGGCCTTGACCAAGACGGAACGCGACGGCGAGGCGGCCCGGCCGTTGCGGCGGGACGCCGAGCGCAACCGGCGGCGGATCCTGGACGCGGCGCAACTGCTGTTCGCCGAGCGCGGGCTCGACGTCTCGCTGGACGAGATCGCGGCCCACGCGGGACTCGGCGTGGGCACCGTGTACCGGCGGTTCCCCACCAAGGAAGCCCTGGTGGACGCCCTGTTCGAAGACCGGCTCCGCGAGGTGGTCGCGGTGGGTGAGCAGGCGCTGGCCGACCCGGACGCCTGGCGCGCTCTGATCACCTTCCTGGAAGGCACCAACACGCTGCAGGCATTCGATCGAGGACTGCGCGAAGTGCTGCTCGGCCGCCGGTTCGGTCATGACCGCGTCGCCCGAGTCCGCGACGCCCTCCAGCCGCTCGTGACCCGGCTCGTCGCCCGCGCCCAGGAGCAGGGCCGGCTCCGCGCGGACGTCGCGGCGACGGACATGCCGCTCATCGCGATCATGCTCGGCGCCGTCGTCGACTACACCCGCGACGTGGCCCCGGACGCCTGGCGCCGCTACCTGTCCATCATCATCGACGGGCTACGCGCCGGACCCGGGGCGGTGACGCCGCTGCGACCGGAACCGCTCACCCCCGACCAGGTAGACGACGCGATGCGATCCTGGCACCCCCACCACCGCTAA
- a CDS encoding sensor histidine kinase, whose product MRLTARARLTLLLTTLVLAAGAALTALTYVLMQRNLRHRSFFTELDPSGGPPPGTPQPAQGLRDLADRVESETLSALLTQAGLALIVVTGLAAVLGWLMAGRVLRPIRAISATARRLSAENLTERVPITVPADELSVLAGTVNGMLDRIQHGVAERDRILASQRLFTANAAHELRTPLTTARTAIDVTLDGDPSRAELLAMAGDVSAAVEHVQRVLDGLLLLARSQAGIGAREPADLAGIAAAALDAAGQRARDLAVHKDLRPAPVSGEPVLLERMVDNLVDNAVRYNRPDGHLTISTGTADGRAVLRISNTGREIPPDEAQTLLEPFVHGQGARVRTDGLGLGLSIVRAVALAHRGRIAVTAPPGGGLDITVELPGPYALAGVAARAAGTAGRAWTYRGSRTRWMAPSSARATAASSQ is encoded by the coding sequence ATGAGGCTGACCGCCCGAGCGCGGCTGACCCTGCTGCTCACCACCCTGGTCCTGGCCGCCGGAGCGGCGCTGACCGCACTGACCTACGTGCTGATGCAGCGGAACCTGCGGCACCGGTCATTCTTCACCGAGCTGGACCCGTCCGGCGGCCCGCCTCCGGGCACGCCCCAGCCGGCACAGGGACTGCGCGATCTCGCCGACCGGGTGGAGAGCGAGACCCTGTCCGCCCTGCTGACCCAGGCCGGTCTGGCGCTCATCGTGGTGACCGGGCTGGCCGCCGTACTCGGGTGGCTGATGGCGGGGCGGGTGCTGCGGCCGATCCGCGCGATCTCGGCCACCGCACGGCGACTGTCCGCCGAGAACCTCACCGAGCGGGTGCCGATCACCGTGCCCGCCGACGAGCTGTCCGTGCTGGCGGGCACGGTCAACGGGATGCTCGACCGCATCCAGCACGGCGTCGCCGAGCGGGACCGGATCCTGGCCAGCCAGCGGCTGTTCACCGCCAACGCCGCCCATGAGCTGCGCACGCCGCTGACCACCGCGCGTACCGCGATCGACGTCACCCTGGACGGAGATCCCAGCCGCGCCGAGCTGCTCGCGATGGCCGGCGACGTGAGCGCCGCCGTCGAGCACGTGCAGCGCGTACTGGATGGGCTGCTGCTGTTGGCCCGCAGCCAGGCCGGGATCGGCGCGCGCGAACCGGCCGACCTGGCCGGCATCGCGGCCGCCGCCCTCGACGCCGCCGGGCAACGGGCGCGCGACCTCGCCGTACACAAGGATCTGCGGCCGGCGCCGGTCAGCGGCGAACCCGTCCTGCTGGAACGGATGGTCGACAACCTGGTCGACAACGCGGTCCGCTACAACCGCCCGGACGGGCACCTCACGATCTCCACCGGTACGGCGGACGGGCGCGCGGTCCTGCGGATCTCCAACACCGGCCGGGAAATCCCGCCCGACGAGGCACAGACGCTGCTGGAACCGTTCGTGCACGGGCAGGGGGCCCGCGTCCGGACCGATGGCCTCGGGCTGGGCCTGTCCATCGTGCGCGCGGTGGCGCTCGCTCACCGGGGACGGATCGCGGTCACCGCCCCGCCCGGCGGCGGCCTCGACATCACCGTCGAACTCCCGGGACCCTATGCGCTCGCCGGCGTCGCCGCGCGCGCCGCCGGCACGGCGGGCCGGGCGTGGACGTACCGCGGTAGCCGCACCAGGTGGATGGCGCCGAGCAGCGCCAGGGCGACGGCGGCGTCGAGCCAGTAG
- a CDS encoding regulator, whose product MIKLPYWVRGDTNAFFGFGVNVLVNVLTLTALCIGVIHLPGDNVFGDVLPALGIALVFGNIYYTVLARRLARRENRADVTAMPYGPSVPHMFIVIFVIMLPIYLRTQDPVRAWQAGVAWAFIIGVIVLIGAFVGPYIRKYAPRAALLGTLAGISITFISMNPAGRMWDLAWVALPVFALLLVGLLTDVKLPGNIPIGLAALLLGTAIGWIGGAMSVPDVSAAAKDIAFAVPSFHFGLLFDGLGDMAPLLATAIPLGVYNFTEGMTNVESASTAGDNYSLRNVLLADGAGAIIGAALSSPFPPAVYVGHPGWKAAGGRTGYSMAAGVVIAILCFLGMFGLLGAIFPTAAIVPILLYIGLLIGAQAFQATPRAHAAAVVAALIPNIAAWATGQMDNALAAAGTTAAEVGDDALAGAGVVYHGLLVLGQGAILAGLVLGAIVAFIIDKRFRHAAIFAAAGSLLAFIGLIHGEKIEWNANGQVALGYLFVAVICGAFALAKIPPRVPDEEELALDRLHGGTGEAPRESAPVAS is encoded by the coding sequence ATGATCAAGTTGCCCTACTGGGTACGCGGAGACACCAACGCGTTCTTCGGTTTCGGCGTCAACGTCCTGGTCAACGTGCTCACGCTGACCGCGCTGTGCATCGGCGTCATCCACCTGCCCGGCGACAACGTCTTCGGCGACGTCCTGCCCGCGCTCGGCATCGCCCTCGTGTTCGGCAACATCTACTACACCGTGCTCGCCCGCCGGCTGGCCCGCCGGGAGAACCGCGCCGACGTCACCGCCATGCCGTACGGCCCCAGCGTGCCGCACATGTTCATCGTCATCTTCGTGATCATGTTGCCGATCTACCTGCGTACCCAGGATCCGGTGCGGGCCTGGCAGGCCGGCGTCGCGTGGGCGTTCATCATCGGCGTGATCGTGCTGATCGGCGCGTTCGTCGGGCCCTACATCCGCAAGTACGCGCCGCGGGCCGCGCTGCTCGGCACGCTCGCCGGCATCTCCATCACGTTCATCTCGATGAACCCGGCCGGCCGGATGTGGGACCTGGCCTGGGTGGCGCTGCCGGTGTTCGCGCTGCTGCTGGTCGGGCTGCTCACCGACGTGAAGCTGCCCGGCAACATCCCGATCGGCCTGGCCGCGCTGCTGCTGGGTACGGCCATCGGCTGGATCGGCGGCGCGATGTCGGTGCCGGACGTCTCCGCCGCCGCCAAGGACATCGCGTTCGCCGTGCCGTCGTTCCACTTCGGACTGCTCTTCGACGGCCTCGGCGACATGGCTCCGCTGCTGGCCACCGCGATCCCGCTCGGCGTATACAACTTCACCGAGGGCATGACCAATGTGGAGAGCGCGTCGACCGCCGGCGACAACTACAGCCTGCGCAACGTGCTGCTCGCCGACGGCGCGGGCGCCATCATCGGTGCCGCGCTCAGCTCGCCGTTCCCGCCCGCCGTCTACGTTGGACACCCCGGCTGGAAGGCCGCCGGCGGCCGGACCGGGTACTCGATGGCCGCCGGCGTGGTCATCGCGATCCTGTGCTTCCTCGGCATGTTCGGCCTGCTCGGCGCGATCTTCCCGACCGCGGCCATCGTGCCGATCCTGCTCTACATCGGACTGTTGATCGGCGCGCAGGCGTTCCAGGCCACACCGCGGGCGCACGCCGCCGCCGTGGTGGCCGCCCTGATACCGAACATCGCCGCCTGGGCCACCGGCCAGATGGACAACGCGCTCGCGGCCGCCGGCACGACCGCCGCCGAGGTCGGCGACGACGCGCTCGCCGGGGCCGGCGTCGTGTACCACGGCCTGCTCGTGCTCGGCCAGGGCGCGATCCTCGCCGGGCTGGTCCTCGGCGCGATCGTCGCGTTCATCATCGACAAGCGGTTCCGGCATGCCGCGATCTTCGCGGCCGCCGGGTCGCTGCTGGCGTTCATCGGGCTGATCCACGGCGAGAAGATCGAGTGGAACGCGAACGGGCAGGTGGCTCTCGGGTACCTGTTCGTGGCGGTGATCTGCGGGGCGTTCGCGCTCGCGAAGATCCCGCCGCGGGTGCCCGACGAGGAGGAACTGGCACTCGACCGGCTGCACGGCGGCACCGGCGAGGCGCCGCGCGAGAGCGCTCCGGTGGCGTCGTAG
- a CDS encoding ABC transporter ATP-binding protein gives MTGSTVLQARGLTRQYGQNSGLVRAVDEVDLDVPAGQTLAIMGPSGCGKSTLLHMLGGLQRPTDGQVWLAGRRIDTMSERAAARLRRDTLGFVFQAFHLMDELTAVENVELAALLAGQSPRRARRRALDLLDRVGLADRATHLPSALSGGQRQRVAIARALSNEPLVVLADEPTGNLDSAATLDVLRLFEELRTTGQTLVVVTHDARITAVADRVISMRDGAFADDSQLVSATAGTVYNGLR, from the coding sequence GTGACCGGATCGACGGTCCTGCAGGCGCGCGGGCTGACCAGACAGTACGGCCAGAACAGCGGGCTGGTGCGCGCGGTCGACGAGGTTGACCTCGACGTGCCCGCCGGCCAGACGCTGGCGATCATGGGGCCCAGCGGCTGTGGCAAGTCCACTCTGCTGCACATGCTCGGCGGGCTGCAACGCCCGACCGACGGGCAGGTGTGGCTGGCCGGCCGCCGGATCGACACGATGAGCGAGCGGGCGGCGGCCCGGCTGCGCCGCGACACCCTCGGCTTTGTCTTCCAGGCATTCCACCTCATGGACGAGCTCACCGCGGTGGAGAACGTCGAGCTGGCCGCGCTGCTGGCCGGGCAGTCGCCCCGCCGGGCCCGCCGGCGCGCCCTGGACCTGCTCGACCGCGTGGGGCTCGCCGACCGGGCCACGCACCTGCCCTCGGCCCTGTCCGGCGGCCAGCGCCAACGCGTCGCCATTGCCCGCGCGCTGAGCAACGAGCCGCTCGTCGTGCTGGCCGACGAACCCACCGGCAACCTGGACAGCGCCGCCACCCTGGACGTGCTGCGGCTGTTCGAGGAGCTGCGCACCACGGGACAGACCCTCGTGGTGGTCACCCATGACGCCCGCATCACGGCGGTCGCCGACCGGGTGATCTCGATGCGCGACGGGGCGTTCGCCGACGACAGCCAGCTCGTCAGCGCCACCGCCGGCACCGTCTACAATGGACTGCGCTGA
- a CDS encoding MFS transporter, translating to MTRTTDTVVRGPGVAAEAEDPHHARRWLILGVLGLAQLMVVLDATIVNIALPTAQKALAFSDSDRQWIVTAYALAFGSLLLLGGRIADVFGRKRTFLVGLLGFAAASALGGAAGSFEVLVAARALQGVFGALLAPAALSLLTTTFTRPDERGKAFGVFGAIAGAGGAIGLLLGGVLTEYLSWRWCLYVNLAFVAVAAVGAAVLLHHVKATHRPKLDIPGILTASAGLFALVYGFSNAETYDWSDPMSWGFLAAGGVLLAVFAWLQTRVAHPLLPLRVLLDRNRAGSYIAVFISGAGMFGVFLFLTYYAQATLGYSPVKTGLAFLPMVGFLMISATTSTSVLIPRVGPKPLVAAGMAISAAGMVWLTRLDLDSTYAAHILPPLIVLGIGFGLIMAPAMSMGTFGVQASDAGVASATVNTSQQIGGSIGTALLNTLAASAAADYLASRQPTPDVIAHSMLHSYHTAFWWSAGFFAVGAIVCGLLLRAGVPEVDPDAEPVLVH from the coding sequence ATGACCCGCACCACAGACACGGTCGTACGCGGCCCAGGCGTCGCCGCCGAGGCGGAGGATCCGCACCACGCCCGGCGATGGCTGATCCTGGGCGTACTCGGGCTGGCGCAGTTGATGGTCGTCCTGGACGCCACCATCGTGAACATCGCGCTGCCCACCGCCCAGAAGGCCCTCGCGTTCTCCGACAGCGACCGGCAGTGGATCGTCACCGCGTACGCGCTGGCCTTCGGCAGCCTGCTGTTGCTCGGTGGGCGGATCGCCGACGTTTTCGGCCGCAAACGCACGTTCCTGGTCGGCCTGCTCGGCTTCGCCGCGGCATCCGCGCTGGGCGGCGCCGCCGGCAGCTTCGAGGTCCTGGTCGCCGCCCGCGCCCTGCAGGGCGTGTTCGGGGCGCTGCTGGCACCTGCCGCCCTGTCGCTGCTGACGACCACCTTCACCAGGCCCGACGAGCGGGGCAAGGCATTCGGCGTGTTCGGCGCCATCGCCGGCGCCGGCGGTGCCATCGGTCTGCTGCTCGGCGGCGTCCTGACCGAGTACCTGTCGTGGCGCTGGTGCCTGTACGTCAACCTCGCCTTCGTCGCCGTCGCCGCGGTCGGCGCGGCCGTGCTGCTGCACCACGTCAAGGCCACCCACCGCCCGAAGCTCGACATCCCCGGCATCCTCACCGCGTCCGCGGGTCTCTTCGCGCTCGTCTACGGCTTCTCCAACGCCGAGACGTACGACTGGAGCGACCCGATGAGCTGGGGCTTCCTGGCCGCGGGTGGAGTCCTGCTGGCGGTGTTCGCCTGGCTGCAGACCCGCGTCGCGCACCCGCTGCTGCCGCTGCGGGTGCTCCTGGACCGCAACCGCGCCGGCTCCTACATCGCGGTGTTCATCTCCGGCGCCGGCATGTTCGGCGTGTTCCTGTTCCTCACCTACTACGCGCAGGCCACGCTGGGCTACTCCCCCGTCAAGACCGGGCTGGCGTTCCTGCCCATGGTCGGCTTCCTCATGATCTCCGCCACCACGTCCACCAGCGTGCTGATCCCCCGGGTCGGTCCCAAACCGCTGGTCGCCGCCGGCATGGCCATCTCCGCGGCCGGCATGGTCTGGCTGACCCGGCTCGACCTGGACAGCACCTACGCCGCGCACATCCTGCCCCCGCTGATCGTCCTGGGCATCGGGTTCGGCCTGATCATGGCGCCCGCGATGAGCATGGGCACCTTCGGCGTACAGGCGTCGGACGCCGGCGTCGCCTCCGCCACCGTCAACACCAGCCAGCAGATCGGCGGCTCGATCGGCACCGCGCTGCTCAACACGCTCGCCGCCAGCGCCGCCGCCGACTACCTCGCCAGCCGGCAACCCACGCCCGATGTGATCGCGCACTCGATGCTGCACAGCTACCACACCGCGTTCTGGTGGTCGGCCGGCTTCTTCGCCGTCGGCGCCATCGTCTGCGGACTCCTGCTGCGCGCGGGAGTGCCCGAGGTCGACCCCGACGCCGAGCCCGTGCTCGTCCACTAG
- a CDS encoding ABC transporter permease, producing MAGRLLLVCRLLVRDLRRRHTETVLLLAAITAATATLTLGLTLNEIAGRPYQQTRAATAGPDVIVTPMATGQAALDELASLTTAAGVTDHSGPFPIAYLTMTAGGRSAHAVVEGRDAAPVSIDRPAVTDGTWVRPGGVVVERAFADALGIRIGDMVGVGGHPLRVIGTAVTAARATYPYAGWHYPNDILVERGGLVWVDRGDIATLAGSQPLSYTLNLKLADPAASTAYVVGPHLATWQQIGDVNGRLYRDARVVLLVGSWLLSGLALAGVAGIVAGRIIGQRRRVGLLKAVGAGPAMIAAVHLAEYLVIGLAAAATGLAAGWFAAPVLIRPSAGLIGSVNAQPPALRTVITVTALALTIAVAATLVPVVRAAATSTVHALADAATPPRRRRWRIWLSRRLPTALLIGVRINARRPRRARLVTVNTLITTTALVATLMGNTQVVRFDLGYTELANPRVERGEKALLVLTVALCILALINAVVSTWTAVLDARQPLAVARTLGATPGQAGVGLALAQLLPAIPGVTAGIPAGIGLYLAVGNGQIQYPSGAWLVATALAVLLAVAALTAIPALAAARRPVADTLRSAPT from the coding sequence GTGGCGGGTCGCCTTCTGCTCGTGTGCCGGCTATTGGTGCGGGACCTGCGCCGCCGCCACACCGAAACCGTCCTGCTCCTGGCCGCCATCACCGCCGCCACCGCCACGCTGACCCTCGGCCTCACCCTCAACGAGATCGCCGGCCGGCCGTACCAGCAGACCCGGGCCGCCACCGCGGGCCCGGACGTGATCGTGACGCCCATGGCCACCGGCCAGGCGGCGTTGGACGAGCTCGCATCGCTGACCACCGCGGCCGGCGTCACCGATCACAGCGGTCCGTTCCCGATCGCCTACCTGACGATGACGGCCGGCGGCAGGTCCGCGCACGCCGTCGTCGAGGGCCGGGACGCCGCACCCGTATCGATCGACCGGCCCGCCGTGACCGACGGCACCTGGGTACGCCCCGGCGGCGTGGTCGTCGAGCGCGCCTTCGCCGACGCCCTCGGCATCCGCATCGGCGACATGGTCGGCGTCGGCGGCCATCCGCTGCGCGTGATCGGGACCGCGGTCACCGCCGCGAGAGCGACGTATCCGTACGCCGGGTGGCACTACCCGAACGACATCCTGGTCGAGCGCGGCGGCCTGGTCTGGGTCGACCGCGGCGACATCGCCACGCTCGCGGGCAGCCAGCCGCTGTCGTACACCCTCAACCTCAAACTCGCCGACCCGGCGGCCAGCACCGCGTACGTCGTCGGCCCCCACCTCGCCACCTGGCAGCAGATCGGCGACGTCAACGGTCGGCTGTACCGCGACGCGCGGGTGGTGCTGCTCGTCGGCAGTTGGCTGCTCAGCGGCCTTGCGCTGGCCGGCGTCGCCGGTATCGTCGCGGGCCGGATCATCGGCCAGCGCCGCCGGGTGGGGCTGCTCAAGGCCGTCGGCGCCGGACCGGCCATGATCGCCGCCGTGCACCTCGCCGAGTACCTCGTGATCGGGCTTGCCGCCGCCGCCACGGGCCTGGCCGCGGGCTGGTTCGCCGCACCTGTGCTGATCCGCCCCAGCGCCGGACTCATCGGCTCCGTCAACGCCCAGCCACCCGCGCTGCGTACGGTGATCACCGTCACGGCCCTCGCCCTCACGATCGCTGTGGCGGCGACGCTGGTACCCGTGGTGCGCGCCGCCGCCACCAGCACCGTCCACGCGCTGGCCGACGCCGCGACGCCACCGCGGCGCCGGCGGTGGCGCATCTGGCTGTCGCGGCGGCTGCCCACCGCCCTGCTGATCGGGGTACGCATCAACGCGCGCCGGCCGCGCCGCGCCCGGCTGGTCACGGTGAACACCCTGATCACCACGACCGCGCTCGTCGCCACGCTCATGGGCAACACCCAGGTGGTGCGCTTCGACCTCGGCTACACGGAGCTCGCCAATCCCCGGGTGGAACGGGGCGAAAAGGCCCTGCTCGTGCTCACCGTCGCGCTGTGCATCCTCGCGCTCATCAACGCCGTCGTGAGCACCTGGACCGCGGTTCTCGACGCCCGGCAGCCGCTGGCCGTCGCCCGTACGCTCGGCGCTACGCCCGGCCAGGCCGGCGTGGGCCTGGCGCTGGCGCAACTGCTTCCCGCCATACCCGGCGTCACCGCCGGGATCCCGGCCGGCATCGGGCTGTATCTGGCCGTCGGCAACGGCCAGATACAGTACCCATCCGGTGCCTGGCTGGTCGCCACGGCGCTGGCGGTCCTGCTCGCCGTCGCCGCGCTCACCGCCATCCCCGCCCTGGCCGCCGCGCGGCGCCCGGTCGCGGACACCCTCCGGTCGGCACCGACGTGA
- the hpxZ gene encoding oxalurate catabolism protein HpxZ: MRIDRPEVVAEVAAAFAGYEKALVDGDADLVAGYFWESAATVRYGIADHQVGYAEQLAWRRAQSPLPPGRKLRDTRISTFGTDCAVTTTFFTYPGRRVVGRQSQTWIRFPEGWRIVSAHVSEIPPP, translated from the coding sequence GTGCGGATCGACCGGCCGGAGGTCGTCGCCGAGGTGGCGGCGGCCTTCGCCGGCTACGAGAAGGCGCTCGTGGACGGCGACGCCGACCTGGTCGCCGGCTACTTCTGGGAATCCGCCGCCACCGTGCGGTACGGCATCGCCGACCACCAGGTCGGGTACGCCGAACAGCTCGCCTGGCGGCGCGCCCAGTCGCCACTGCCGCCCGGCCGCAAACTGCGCGACACCCGGATCAGCACGTTCGGCACCGACTGCGCCGTGACGACGACCTTCTTCACGTACCCCGGTCGCCGGGTCGTCGGCCGCCAGTCGCAGACCTGGATCCGCTTCCCCGAAGGCTGGCGGATCGTCTCCGCCCACGTCTCCGAGATCCCCCCGCCCTGA
- a CDS encoding serine hydrolase domain-containing protein, with protein sequence MTTTRRSALQLLGATSVAATAGLAVQAAGSRPAAAHTGSPSRRVPEGLRPGGELDLLIADMAARDVFSGCVLITYRGRTVLSRSHGMADKARSVPNGPDTLFGLMSIAKLFTAVAVAQLAQRGLLRYYDTVGQHLDGFAAEVADRVTIHHLLTHTSGLGDPFGDPGFWEAARTWTSVQQAMDGVGGFVRRQTLAFPPGAGSGYSNSGYHVLGEIVARVSGQEYHDYVREHIFRAAGMGSADFYTPPRLRDDRRIAHGYYRPEGSADRIENLGEQIFLPGAYATCAQLERFAHALWEEKLLNPAYTRLTLSPKVPMLPPPGPVALTVFTGYGPGATLAGDRWSYGHSGGASNGGVGELVFYPDSGYVTVILSNYEMESIRGIPGLTRKLIVEQG encoded by the coding sequence ATGACCACGACTCGCCGATCGGCTCTCCAGCTGCTGGGCGCCACCTCGGTCGCCGCCACCGCGGGGCTGGCCGTCCAGGCCGCGGGCTCGCGACCCGCCGCCGCGCATACCGGCTCCCCGTCGAGGCGGGTACCCGAGGGCCTGCGCCCCGGCGGTGAACTGGACCTGCTGATCGCGGATATGGCGGCCAGGGACGTGTTCTCCGGCTGCGTGCTGATCACGTACCGAGGCCGGACCGTCCTGTCCCGGTCGCACGGCATGGCTGACAAGGCGCGGTCGGTGCCCAACGGACCCGACACACTCTTCGGCCTGATGTCGATCGCCAAGCTGTTCACCGCCGTGGCGGTGGCGCAGCTGGCCCAGCGCGGCCTCCTGCGGTACTACGACACGGTCGGCCAGCACCTGGACGGGTTCGCGGCCGAGGTCGCGGACCGGGTGACGATCCATCACCTGCTGACCCACACGTCGGGCCTGGGCGACCCCTTCGGGGACCCCGGGTTCTGGGAGGCGGCCCGCACGTGGACCAGCGTGCAGCAGGCGATGGACGGCGTCGGCGGGTTCGTCCGGAGGCAGACGCTGGCCTTCCCACCCGGCGCCGGTAGCGGGTACAGCAACTCGGGGTACCACGTGCTCGGGGAGATCGTCGCCCGGGTGTCCGGGCAGGAGTACCACGACTACGTCCGCGAGCACATCTTCCGCGCCGCGGGGATGGGCAGCGCCGACTTCTACACCCCGCCGCGGCTTCGCGATGACCGCCGCATCGCCCACGGCTACTACCGCCCCGAGGGGTCGGCGGACCGGATCGAAAACCTCGGCGAACAGATCTTCCTGCCCGGCGCGTACGCGACCTGCGCCCAACTGGAGCGCTTCGCCCACGCGCTGTGGGAAGAGAAGCTGCTGAACCCGGCGTACACGCGGCTGACGCTCAGCCCGAAGGTGCCGATGCTGCCGCCGCCCGGACCGGTGGCATTGACGGTGTTCACCGGCTACGGCCCGGGCGCCACGCTCGCCGGCGACCGGTGGTCGTACGGACACAGCGGCGGCGCCAGCAACGGCGGCGTGGGCGAGCTGGTGTTCTACCCGGACAGCGGGTACGTCACCGTGATCCTGTCCAACTACGAGATGGAAAGCATCCGGGGGATCCCGGGCCTGACCCGGAAGCTGATCGTCGAGCAGGGGTAG
- a CDS encoding response regulator transcription factor, translating to MRVLLVEDEQPLAGYIAAGLRKHGFAVDVAADGRSALDKCEITPYDVVVLDRDLPVVHGDTVCRQLAQQGASRVLMLTASDAIEDRVGGLMLGADDYLGKPFAFSELVARVHALVRRSTPARPPVLRAGGVALDPARRTAERDGRLLRLTPKEFGVLEQLLAAGGAVVSAETLLDKVWDEHADPFTNAVRIAVGTLRRKLGDPPLIDTVTGAGYRIAG from the coding sequence ATGCGCGTGCTCCTGGTCGAAGACGAGCAACCCCTCGCCGGGTACATCGCGGCCGGGCTGCGCAAGCACGGCTTCGCCGTCGATGTCGCCGCCGACGGCCGGAGCGCTCTCGACAAGTGCGAGATCACGCCGTACGACGTGGTGGTCCTGGACCGGGATCTGCCGGTCGTGCACGGCGACACCGTCTGCCGCCAGCTCGCCCAACAGGGTGCGTCGCGGGTGCTGATGCTGACCGCGTCCGACGCCATCGAGGACCGGGTCGGCGGACTGATGCTGGGCGCGGACGACTACCTGGGCAAGCCGTTCGCGTTCTCCGAGCTGGTCGCGCGGGTCCACGCCCTGGTACGGCGCAGCACCCCGGCCCGCCCGCCGGTGCTGCGCGCGGGCGGCGTGGCGCTGGATCCCGCCCGGCGCACCGCCGAGCGGGACGGGCGGTTGTTGCGGCTGACGCCCAAGGAGTTTGGCGTACTGGAGCAGCTGCTGGCCGCCGGTGGCGCCGTGGTCAGCGCGGAAACCCTGCTGGACAAGGTGTGGGACGAGCACGCGGACCCGTTCACCAACGCGGTCCGGATCGCCGTCGGCACGCTGCGCCGCAAGCTCGGCGACCCGCCGCTGATCGATACCGTGACCGGCGCCGGCTACCGGATCGCCGGATGA
- a CDS encoding cysteine hydrolase family protein: MVTVGARPFPYTFEPATAALLVIDMQRDFLEPGGFGESLGNDVSQLRRTIAPTAALLAGWRAAGLPVIHTREGHLPDLSDCPPAKLARGAPSMRIGDPGPKGRILIRGEYGHDIIDELAPLPGEPVVDKPGKGAFHATELQSLLDRDGIRSLVVTGVTTEVCVHTTVREANDRGYECLVLADCVGSYFPHFHETGLEMIAAQGGIFGWVASSSDVLAVLPSGVPS, encoded by the coding sequence ATGGTGACCGTCGGGGCGCGCCCCTTCCCGTACACCTTCGAGCCCGCGACGGCGGCGCTGCTCGTCATCGACATGCAGCGCGACTTCCTGGAGCCCGGCGGCTTCGGCGAGAGCCTCGGCAACGACGTGTCCCAGTTGCGCCGGACGATCGCGCCCACCGCGGCGCTGCTCGCCGGCTGGCGCGCCGCCGGACTGCCGGTCATCCACACCCGCGAGGGCCACCTGCCCGACCTCAGCGACTGCCCGCCGGCGAAGCTGGCGCGCGGCGCGCCCAGCATGCGCATCGGGGATCCGGGCCCGAAGGGGCGCATCCTGATCCGCGGCGAGTACGGGCACGACATCATCGACGAGCTGGCGCCGCTGCCCGGCGAGCCGGTCGTCGACAAGCCCGGCAAGGGCGCGTTTCACGCCACCGAGCTGCAGTCGCTGCTGGACCGCGACGGCATCCGCAGCCTGGTGGTCACCGGCGTGACGACCGAGGTGTGCGTGCACACGACGGTCCGCGAGGCCAACGACCGCGGGTACGAGTGCCTCGTGCTCGCAGACTGCGTCGGCTCCTACTTTCCGCACTTCCACGAGACCGGGCTGGAGATGATCGCCGCGCAGGGCGGGATCTTCGGCTGGGTCGCCTCCTCGTCCGACGTCCTCGCTGTCCTTCCATCGGGGGTACCGTCATGA